Proteins from a single region of Pungitius pungitius chromosome 4, fPunPun2.1, whole genome shotgun sequence:
- the LOC119199256 gene encoding uncharacterized protein LOC119199256 isoform X2 has protein sequence MVKQRGKATKPFDTNHTSASVARKSKPARRTEEGLRARKESDRLRVKTRINISYSFTRWRRFKEEKKLRTDADVANYLLNFFEEIEVTIDDDECNSVKSRLSDLDSDLEHAPGAIDNCDEDVHVPIIPQSSTTSELLLECEEEELEPWQQHTLLVHLKKEEEARELSM, from the exons ATGGTTAAACAGCGGGGGAAAGCAACAAAACCCTTTGACACAAATCACACTTCCGCTTCAGTGGCGAGAAAATCGAAACCAGCGCGTCGAACAGAAGAAGGTCTGAGAGCCAGAAAGGAGAGCGACCGTCTGCGAGTGAAAACGAGGATAAACATCTCTTACAGCTTCACGAGGTGGAGGAGattcaaagaggaaaagaaactacGAACCGACGCAGACGTCGCGAACTATCTCTTGAACTT ttttGAGGAGATTGAAGTCACCATCGACGACGATGAATGCAACAGTGTGAAGAGCCGACT ATCTGACCTTGACAGTGACCTCGAACACGCTCCAGGAGCTATTGACAACTGTGATGAAGACGTCCACGTACCAATAATTCCTCAGAG CTCCACAACCTCCGAGCTTTTACTGGAATGTGAAGAAGAAGAGTTGGAGCCATGGCAGCAACACACTTTACTTGTTCACctgaaaaaggaagaagaggctcGAGAGTTGAGTAT GTGA
- the LOC119199256 gene encoding uncharacterized protein LOC119199256 isoform X1, producing the protein MVKQRGKATKPFDTNHTSASVARKSKPARRTEEGLRARKESDRLRVKTRINISYSFTRWRRFKEEKKLRTDADVANYLLNFFEEIEVTIDDDECNSVKSRLSDLDSDLEHAPGAIDNCDEDVHVPIIPQSSTTSELLLECEEEELEPWQQHTLLVHLKKEEEARELSDDQTDCKPDSSSLHTWLACQHLAFGVVPTFEVHKISKNAGFLSCVQSSKVHATSSNQLHSEASNS; encoded by the exons ATGGTTAAACAGCGGGGGAAAGCAACAAAACCCTTTGACACAAATCACACTTCCGCTTCAGTGGCGAGAAAATCGAAACCAGCGCGTCGAACAGAAGAAGGTCTGAGAGCCAGAAAGGAGAGCGACCGTCTGCGAGTGAAAACGAGGATAAACATCTCTTACAGCTTCACGAGGTGGAGGAGattcaaagaggaaaagaaactacGAACCGACGCAGACGTCGCGAACTATCTCTTGAACTT ttttGAGGAGATTGAAGTCACCATCGACGACGATGAATGCAACAGTGTGAAGAGCCGACT ATCTGACCTTGACAGTGACCTCGAACACGCTCCAGGAGCTATTGACAACTGTGATGAAGACGTCCACGTACCAATAATTCCTCAGAG CTCCACAACCTCCGAGCTTTTACTGGAATGTGAAGAAGAAGAGTTGGAGCCATGGCAGCAACACACTTTACTTGTTCACctgaaaaaggaagaagaggctcGAGAGTTGA GTGATGATCAAACTGACTGTAAGCCAGATTCTTCTTCCCTTCACACCTGGTTAGCTTGTCAGCATTTGGCCTTTGGTGTTGTCCCCACTTTTGAGGTGCATAAAATCAGCAAAAACGCTGGTTTCTTATCTTGTGTCCAGAGTTCCAAAgtacatgcaacatcctctaaCCAGCTGCATTCAGAGGCGTCCAACTCATAG